In Rhinolophus sinicus isolate RSC01 chromosome X, ASM3656204v1, whole genome shotgun sequence, a single genomic region encodes these proteins:
- the WDR13 gene encoding WD repeat-containing protein 13 isoform X1 — translation MAAVWQQVLAVDARYNAYRTPTFPQFRTQYIRRRSQLLRENAKAGHPPALRRQYLRLRGQLLGQRYGPLSEPGSARAYSNSIVRSSRTTLDRMEDFEDDPRALGARGHRRSVSRGSYQLQAQMNRAVYEDRPPGSVVPTSAAEASRAMAGDTSLSENYAFAGMYHVFDQHVDEAVPRVRFANDDRHRLACCSLDGSISLCQLVPAPPSVLRVLRGHTRGVSDFAWSLSNDILVSTSLDATMRIWASEDGRCIREIPDPDGSELLCCTFQPVNNNLTVVGNAKHNVHVVNISTGKKVKGGSSKLTGRVLALSFDAPGRLLWAGDDHGSVFSFLFDMATGKLTKAKRLVVHEGSPVTSISARSWVSREARDPSLLINACLNKLLLYRVVDNEGTLQLKRSFPIEQSSHPVRSIFCPLMSFRQGACVVTGSEDMCVHFFDVERAAKAAVNKLQGHSAPVLDVSFNCDESLLASSDASGMVIVWRREQK, via the exons ATGGCCGCGGTGTGGCAGCAGGTCTTAGCAGTAGACGCGAG GTACAACGCATATCGCACACCAACGTTTCCACAGTTTCGGACACAGTATATCCGACGGCGCAGCCAGCTACTGCGGGAGAATGCCAAGGCTGGGCACCCCCCAGCACTGCGTCGGCAGTACCTGAGGCTGCGTGGGCAGCTGTTGGGCCAGCGCTACGGGCCTCTCTCCGAGCCAGGCAGTGCTCGTGCCTATAGCAACAGCATCGTCCGCAGCAGCCGCACTACCCTTGACCGCATGGAG GACTTTGAGGATGATCCTCGGGCCCTGGGGGCCCGTGGACACCGACGTTCCGTCAGCCGAGGCTCCTACCAGCTGCAGGCACAGATGAACCGCGCCGTCTATGAGGACAG GCCCCCCGGCAGTGTGGTACCCACGTCAGCGGCAGAAGCAAGTCGAGCCATGGCTGGGGACACATCGCTGAGCGAGAACTATGCCTTTGCGGGCATGTACCATGTTTTTGACCAGCACGTGGATGAGGCAG TCCCAAGGGTGCGCTTCGCCAATGACGACCGGCACCGCCTGGCCTGTTGCTCACTCGATGGCAGCATCTCACTGTGCCAGCTGGTGCCTGCCCCGCCCTCCGTGCTGCGTGTGCTGCGGGGCCATACCCGTGGTGTCTCCGACTTCGCCTGGTCCCTCTCCAATGACATCCTTGTATCCACCTCACTTGATGCTACCATGCGCATCTGGGCCTCTGAGGACGGCCGCTGCATCCGGGAGATCCCTGACCCCGATGGCTCTGAATTGCTCTGCTGCACCTTCCAGCCCGTCAACAACAACCTCACTGTG GTGGGGAATGCCAAGCACAACGTGCATGTCGTGAACATCTCCACGGGCAAGAAAGTGAAGGGTGGCTCCAGCAAGCTGACAGGCCGTGTCCTCGCCCTGTCTTTCGATGCCCCCGGCCGGCTGCTCTGGGCCGGCGACGACCATGGCAgtgttttctccttcctcttcgaCATGGCCACAG GGAAGCTGACCAAAGCCAAGCGTCTGGTGGTACATGAGGGTAGCCCTGTGACCAGCATCTCCGCCCGCTCCTGGGTCAGCCGTGAGGCCCGGGACCCCTCACTGCTCATCAATGCTTGCCTCAACAAGCTGCTGCTCTACAG GGTGGTGGACAATGAGGGGACCCTGCAGCTGAAGAGAAGCTTCCCCATTGAGCAGAGTTCGCATCCGGTGCGCAGCATCTTCTGCCCGCTCATGTCCTTCCGCCAGGGGGCCTGTGTGG TGACAGGCAGTGAGGACATGTGTGTGCACTTCTTTGACGTGGAGCGGGCAGCCAAGGCTGCTGTCAACAAGCTGCAGGGCCACAGCGCCCCTGTGCTGGACGTCAGCTTCAACTGTGATGAGAGCCTTCTGGCTTCCAGTGACGCCAGTGGCATGGTCATCGTCTGGAGGCGGGAGCAGAAGTAG
- the WDR13 gene encoding WD repeat-containing protein 13 isoform X2, translating to MEDFEDDPRALGARGHRRSVSRGSYQLQAQMNRAVYEDRPPGSVVPTSAAEASRAMAGDTSLSENYAFAGMYHVFDQHVDEAVPRVRFANDDRHRLACCSLDGSISLCQLVPAPPSVLRVLRGHTRGVSDFAWSLSNDILVSTSLDATMRIWASEDGRCIREIPDPDGSELLCCTFQPVNNNLTVVGNAKHNVHVVNISTGKKVKGGSSKLTGRVLALSFDAPGRLLWAGDDHGSVFSFLFDMATGKLTKAKRLVVHEGSPVTSISARSWVSREARDPSLLINACLNKLLLYRVVDNEGTLQLKRSFPIEQSSHPVRSIFCPLMSFRQGACVVTGSEDMCVHFFDVERAAKAAVNKLQGHSAPVLDVSFNCDESLLASSDASGMVIVWRREQK from the exons ATGGAG GACTTTGAGGATGATCCTCGGGCCCTGGGGGCCCGTGGACACCGACGTTCCGTCAGCCGAGGCTCCTACCAGCTGCAGGCACAGATGAACCGCGCCGTCTATGAGGACAG GCCCCCCGGCAGTGTGGTACCCACGTCAGCGGCAGAAGCAAGTCGAGCCATGGCTGGGGACACATCGCTGAGCGAGAACTATGCCTTTGCGGGCATGTACCATGTTTTTGACCAGCACGTGGATGAGGCAG TCCCAAGGGTGCGCTTCGCCAATGACGACCGGCACCGCCTGGCCTGTTGCTCACTCGATGGCAGCATCTCACTGTGCCAGCTGGTGCCTGCCCCGCCCTCCGTGCTGCGTGTGCTGCGGGGCCATACCCGTGGTGTCTCCGACTTCGCCTGGTCCCTCTCCAATGACATCCTTGTATCCACCTCACTTGATGCTACCATGCGCATCTGGGCCTCTGAGGACGGCCGCTGCATCCGGGAGATCCCTGACCCCGATGGCTCTGAATTGCTCTGCTGCACCTTCCAGCCCGTCAACAACAACCTCACTGTG GTGGGGAATGCCAAGCACAACGTGCATGTCGTGAACATCTCCACGGGCAAGAAAGTGAAGGGTGGCTCCAGCAAGCTGACAGGCCGTGTCCTCGCCCTGTCTTTCGATGCCCCCGGCCGGCTGCTCTGGGCCGGCGACGACCATGGCAgtgttttctccttcctcttcgaCATGGCCACAG GGAAGCTGACCAAAGCCAAGCGTCTGGTGGTACATGAGGGTAGCCCTGTGACCAGCATCTCCGCCCGCTCCTGGGTCAGCCGTGAGGCCCGGGACCCCTCACTGCTCATCAATGCTTGCCTCAACAAGCTGCTGCTCTACAG GGTGGTGGACAATGAGGGGACCCTGCAGCTGAAGAGAAGCTTCCCCATTGAGCAGAGTTCGCATCCGGTGCGCAGCATCTTCTGCCCGCTCATGTCCTTCCGCCAGGGGGCCTGTGTGG TGACAGGCAGTGAGGACATGTGTGTGCACTTCTTTGACGTGGAGCGGGCAGCCAAGGCTGCTGTCAACAAGCTGCAGGGCCACAGCGCCCCTGTGCTGGACGTCAGCTTCAACTGTGATGAGAGCCTTCTGGCTTCCAGTGACGCCAGTGGCATGGTCATCGTCTGGAGGCGGGAGCAGAAGTAG